From Molothrus ater isolate BHLD 08-10-18 breed brown headed cowbird chromosome 8, BPBGC_Mater_1.1, whole genome shotgun sequence, a single genomic window includes:
- the LBX1 gene encoding transcription factor LBX1, translating into MTSKEEPKPSSGEERRRSPLDHLPPPANSNKPLTPFSIEDILNKPSVRRSYTLCGTAHLLSAAEKHPPAGLPLSGRALLSQTSPLCALEELASKTFKGLEVSVLQAAEGRDGMTIFGQRQTPKKRRKSRTAFTNHQIYELEKRFLYQKYLSPADRDQIAQQLGLTNAQVITWFQNRRAKLKRDLEEMKADVESAKKLGPNPAVDIVALAELEPSAEGRGKARPGSPPPPPAAAREPGAPPPPRPASPPTERPRSRRDSEEEEEEEEEDVEIDVDD; encoded by the exons ATGACTTCCAAAGAAGAACCCAAGCCCTCCTCGGGGGAAGAACGGCGGCGGAGCCCCTTGGATCACCTCCCACCGCCGGCCAACTCCAACAAGCCCCTCACCCCCTTCAGCATCGAGGACATCCTCAACAAGCCCTCGGTGCGGAGGAGTTACACCCTCTGCGGAACGGCCCACCTCCTCTCCGCCGCCGAGAAGCACCCCCCGGCCGGGCTGCCCCTCTCCGGCCGGGCGCTGCTCTCCCAGACCTCGCCCCTCTGCGCCCTGGAAGAGCTGGCCAGCAAGACCTTCAAGGGGCTGGAAGTCAGCGTGCTGCAGGCGGCCGAAG GCCGGGACGGGATGACCATCTTCGGGCAGCGGCAAACGCCGAAGAAGCGTCGGAAGTCGCGGACGGCCTTCACCAACCACCAGATCTACGAGCTGGAGAAGCGGTTCCTCTACCAAAAATACCTGTCGCCGGCGGACCGGGACCAGATcgcccagcagctggggctcaCCAACGCCCAGGTCATCACCTGGTTCCAGAACCGCCGCGCCAAGCTCAAGAGAGACCTGGAGGAGATGAAGGCCGACGTGGAATCGGCCAAAAAGCTGGGCCCCAACCCCGCCGTGGACATCGTGGCCTTGGCCGAGCTGGAGCCCAGCGCCGAGGGACGGGGCAAGGCGCGGCCCGggtccccgccgccgccccccgccgccgcccgggaGCCCGgcgctccgccgccgccccgccccgcctcGCCCCCCACGGAGCGGCCCCGCAGCCGCCGGGacagcgaggaggaggaggaagaggaggaggaggacgtGGAGATCGACGTGGATGACTGA